Part of the Archangium lipolyticum genome, GGTGACGGCGACCTTCTACATCAAACGCGTCATCGGCCGGGCCGAGGTGGACCTGGGCAACGGGCGCACCATCGCCGCGTACGTGGTGCACACCGAGGCGTATGACCAGGACGGCACCAAGCAGAAGCACATCCAGCAGATTCACGACCTCCTGCGTGCGGAGAAGCTCCCGTGGGTCATCGGAGGTGACTTCAACGAGCTGCCGCCGGTGTGCGACGAGCGCGCGCCCGCGGAAGCCCCGGAGTCCTGCGACGGCAAGCTGCGGCTGTCCGGCTTCCTGGACGAGCGCGAGAGCAGCAAGGGCACCGAGTTCGAGCAGCCCCCCTACACGCCCAGCGTCATGAAGCCGTTCTACGAGGACTTCGAGCCGTTCATCCCGCTGGCCCGCTACGGCGTGGGCGAGGCGAACCAACGGCCCTACTTCACGCACTCGATGCTCGGTCCGGACGCGGTGAACGACCAGGGCGTGCCCGGCTTCTGGAACCGCACACTGGACTACCTCTTCATCCGAAAGGGCGAGGTGTGGACGGACACGGACGTCATCCAGGAGCCCGGCCGCCTCGGCGTCCAGAGCAACGCCCTCGAGCTGTCCGACCACGCCCCCGTGGCCGGCACGTGGAGGCTGCCATGAGAGCCCTGCTTCTCCTCGTCCTGCTGGGCGGCACCCTCTCGCTCGCGGAGCCACTGCCCGCCCGGGACACCGCCGACGTGGGCCCGCGCGGCTCCTGGAGCGTGGGCGTCTTCAACCCGCTGCGCATCGCGGTGCATGACCGCGTCGAGCTCCAGACGCATCCGCTCCTCTTCTTCGTGGCCCCCCACGTGGATGCCCGCGTCGCCCTGGTGCGCTCGCCGCTCCGGCTGACGGGCGAGGCCGGCCTCTCGGTGCCGACGTTCGCCCTGCGCCTGGCCAAGGGGTTCTTCTTCCCCTCGTGGGACACCAGCCAGAACGACATCGGCTGGATGCTGGTTCCACGGGCCGGCCTGCTGCTCTCCGGAGACGTGCTCGCGCACGACGTGTGGACGCTCCGGGCGGAGGCCTCCTTCCGCGTTCCGTTGGGCCCCAACAGCGCCGAGCCGCTCAACTCCTTCCTCACCCCGTTGGATCTCCTGCTCGCGGCGCCGCTGACCGGCTTCCGCTCGCGCGTGGGCGGCGCGTACGACCACGCCTTCAACGAGCGCCTGCGTCTGCGCGGTGAGCTGAACCTCTACGTCACCGGCCCGCAGGGAAACCTCGAGGTGTCGGGCGTGGACGTGGGGCCGCTCGCCCCGCTCTCTCCGCTCATCGTCACCGCCCATGCCGGGCTCGACATCGCCCTCTTCCAGCACAGCCGCCTCACCCTGGGCGTGTTGTGGGCCAACGCGGACCAGGGGGCGACCAAGGTGGTGACGGGCAGCGACGGCTTCAGCGAGCGCGTCCGCGTTCGGGGGAACAACTTCCTCCCGACGCTGGACTTCATCTGGGCGGGTTTCTGAGCTTGTTGGAGTAGATCCGGAACGTACACACCTCCCGGAAGCCCATCCGCCGGTAGATGCCCAATCCATCCGGCGAGGCCTGCAGGGCTCCGCGCTTCGCGCCGAGCCCGCGCGCGAACGCGAGCGTGTAGTGGGTGAGCGCCGAACCGTAGCCCCGGTTCCGGTGCTCGGCCCGGGTGCTGATGTCGAAGATGTGCGCGCCGTCCCCGCTCAAGTAGAGAGAACTCGTCCCCACCGGCTGGCCATCGACGAGCCCGAGGAAGAGCTTCAGCGGACGCTCCGCGAGCTGCCCGAGCCGGGCCACCCGCTCGTAGAAGTGCACCACGTGGGCATCCGGCGGCTCGAAGAGCGAGGCGATGACGCGGCCGAAGGCCTCCACCTCCTCCGGCCGCTCCACCACCTTGATCTCCAGCCCGGCGGGAGGGCGCATCTCCGGGAGCTCGCGGAGATCGGCGACCATCCCCACGTCGACCTCATCCTCCAGGAAGTCGTGGCGCCGGAGTGACTCCAGGACCGCATCCTCGCGGAGCTCGTCGCAGGTCCACCACGCCGCGGGCCGCCGCGCGGCGTTGAACGCTCCGCAGATGCGGTCGGCCAGCGCCGGACCCTCCGCGCCCAGCCGCTTGCTGATCACCAGGTTGAAGGTGTCGGTCTCGTAGCCGGAGTCGATGACGGCGTAGTGCCCGGTCCGTTCGACCCTCGAGGGGGGCCCGACCAGACCTGGATAGTAGGTGTTCTTGCCGATCAGCCCCTCGAACAGGAACTCGAGCTGCGCATCCATGGAACCTCCCTGGGTCTGTGTGGCGGCTCTCCTACCAGAAGCGACCCCGTTCAGGACACACGCAGAGTCATGGCCTTCGAGCAGAAGCCGCCGCTGGTTCGTCAGGGTCGGGTTCTTCAGCGAGGATGACAACGCACCACCCGCGCACGGGTCAACACACACGCCAGCACGACGAGCCCGAGTCCCCACGCGCCACCGCCCGAGGCCACGCCACACCCGAAGCCCACCCGCAGGCCGAGCATGCCGCCCACGGTGAAGCCGAGCGGCGCCGAGAGGGCGCTCCGCATTCCGAACTGCTCGGCCCAGGCCTGGGCCTCGTGGGACCCTTCCGCGAGCGCCTCGGGAGGCACGACGGAGAAGACCCCAGACGCATCCGCCACCACGGGGGCTCCGACGGGCGAGCCATCGAGGAACACCTGCACGGAGGCACCGGGCGCCGTCCTGCCCTCGAGCTGGGGCTGAGCGGCGACCCCGGCCGCGCCACTCCCGGGGGAGACCCAGGTGGGCACGGGAGGCGCGGCGAAGGCCTGAGCGATGACCTCCACGCGCCCCTCGAACTCGGGCGCGCCCGCGACGATGGGCTCGGCGCCCCGGGCCCCCTCGGGCGTGTAACCCGAGAGCCCCGCGCTCGCGGATGCGGCGCATTCCGAGGGCACACCACCGGCCGCCTGGACGAGCAGAAGCCCCCCTCCACCACCGCCTCCAGGAGAGGTGTCACTGTCCGCGCCCACGCCGCCCTTCGCCGAGAGCACCGTGCAGCCGAGCTTCTCCGCGACACGCACGTGCACCGTACCGCCCGCGCCACCGCCACCACCGCCCCCATGAAGCGTCGTGGCCGAGGGCGCGGCCAGCCCGTTGGCCGTGATGATTCCGCGAGGACGAGGACCCTGGATTTCACGGGCACGCACGAAGACGATGCCTCCCCCCGCGCCTCCACCCGAGCCCTCGATTCCCGCGCCACCGCCGCCGCCGAACAGCAGGCGCTCCACGGAGCTCGAGTAGCGCAGCGCCATGCCGCCACGGCCTCCCACGTCGCGCTCGAGCGCTTCCTGCGAGGAACGGCCGCCCTGCCCTCCCCTGCCGATGTGGCCTCCCCCGCCTCCGCCCGCGTCGTGGCAGTTGCCGCCGCCTCCTCCGTTGGCGAACCGGGCGTACCCGTGCGAGAGCGCATCGAAGGGGATGCTGACGAACCCCTCGCCCTTGCGCGCACCGCCCCCCCTCGTCGCCGGCCCGTCCTGCTCCGCGCAGTCGTAGAGATACAGGGCCACGTCCTTCTCGGCCTCGCCGCCGCGGAAGCCCGTGCCCTCCGCGTCCAGTGAGCCCTGGTTGAAGACGGTCTCGCTGGCGAGGAAGGCCAACACCCCGCCGCTGCGCCCGTTCCAGGGCGGAGCCCGCAGCGAGCCGGTGCTCGAGACGCGCACATCCGTGTGCTCGGGCACGCGCACCACCTGGGACGGAAGGGTGAAGTCATTCACGAGCGGCGCGGAGAGGCGCAGCATCCCGGTCGAGACACCCGCCAGGCGCGCCAGTTCCCAGCGGCCCGTGCGCGAGCCCTCCAGGTCGAGCGCGTCCACGCGCGACTGCTCGAGCGACAACCGCTCCCCCACCTGCAGCACGAGCACCAGCTCGCCCGCGGCGAAGGCCGACGCGTCCTCCACGCTCAGCTCGGTGGCGCCCACCGGCGACATGGCGGCGAGCGCCGTGGAGGCATTGATGACGATACCCGGGTCCCTCACCTGCAGCGAGCCATGCTGGCCATTGCCCAGGCCGAAGACATCCTTCTCGGCGAGGACCGCGCCCGGCAGCAGCACGAGCCCCACGGACAGGAGCCCGAGCAGGGCCCTCCGTGGATTCTCCGGGACGAAGCGACGCGAGGCGGCAGGCGACACGGGACTCCTCCAGTCTCCACCGCTCGTCATAGGAGGGAACGAGGGAGGACGGCAACCCACGCGGCCCGTGCGGCCTCCGACCTCAGAACCGGCCCTGCGCGAGCGAGAACACGGGCATCATGCGGCCCGGGCGCGAGACGTCCGAGGTGATGACGGGAAGCGGCGCCCCCAGGGAGACGCGCTTCCCGTCGACGTTGAGGAGCGCGGGAGAGGGAGCCCTGGACGCGAAGGCACGATCCGGCTCCTTGGTGAGGTTGATGAAGACGGTCTGCACCAGGGCGACGAGCAACCAGCTGGCGACGTGGGTGGGCCAGAGGACGAGCTCGAGGCCCCCGTTGCGGTGCGGCCGGCTGTACTGCACGGCCCAGAAGACACCGTAGGTGGCGACACCGGAGAGCCACGTCCAGATGAAGCTGTGGGAGTAGTCGAGCTCCGTGGCGGCGATGAGCCAGATGGGGATGGTGCTGAGGAGCGGGAGGACGGCGCCGTTGAGGAGGATCATCGCGTGTGTGCCCGCGCCCAGGACGAAGTCCACGCCCTCTCCGCCGGTGAAGGCGGAGGTGAGGACGGTGGCGCCGAAGAGGGCGACGACCTCCACGGCCCACATGCCGGTGCCCACGAGGAGCTGCGTGCCAAAGCCGGTGAAGAACTCACCCAGGGGCCGCAGGAGCGAGAAGGACGAGTGCCGGGCGGGGACTCCGGGCACGTGCTCATGCGAGAGCAGCCCGTAGCCCGAGGGCGCGGCGAGCGTCGGCGCGAGCAGGCCGAGCGCACGAGGCTCCCGGGCCTCGAGCCGGGGAGCGTCCACCGGGGAGAACTGTAGGACGGAGAGGACGAGCAGCGTGGTGAGCATGGTGGCTCCGGGATGAAGGCGCCGGGAAGGCGCGAGGTGGAAGTATGCCGCGCCACCGGGAATCAACGCTTCTGCTAACCTCCCACCCCGGCGGCTCCCCACCGCCCTCCCATGCGCTGCCCGGTCTGCCATCGTCGCCTCGCTCCTGGCGCCGCCTGCCCCGTGCACGCGGAGCGGCCCCGGCCCTCCCTGGAGCCCGAGCCCCTCCCCGTGCCCGGGCTGCCCGGCTTCCACTCCCTGGCGCTCATCGGCTCCGGGGGTTTCTCCCGCGTCTTCTCCGCCCGCCGCGACGAGGACGGACGCGAGGTGGCCCTGAAGGTGGCTCGCGGCCCCTTCGGCCCTCGCTTCGCCCGCGAGGCCTCCGCCCTGCGCCGCGTGGGCCCTCCCATCGTCCCCGACGTCCTCCACGAAGGCGCCCTCGACGCCCAGCCCTACCTCGTCCTCGAGCGCCTGCGCGGCCAGACACTCGCCGCCTGGATGGCCGCGCTCCCCGGCTCTGGCGCCGCTCCCCTCTCGCACGTGCACGAGCTGCTCGCCGGACTGTGCGGCGCCCTGGAGCGCGTGCATGGCGCGGGGCTCGTCCACCGCGACCTCAAGCCCGAGAACGTCTTCCTCCGCGAGGGCGGCGCGCTCAGCCTGCTCGACTTCGGCCTCGCGCGCTTCCTCGATGACTCCGACCCCGGCGAGCCCGAGGCCTCCGTCAGCCTCACCCGCACCGGCCAGCGGCTCGGGACCGCCGTCTACATGGCTCCCGAGCAGTGCCTCGAATCCCGTGACGTGGATGCGCGCACGGACCTCTACGCGCTCGGCGTCCTCCTCTTCGAGCTGCTCACCGGCGCACCGCCCTTCACCGGTGGGGCGGACGAGGTGCTCCGGGGCCACGTCAGCCTCCGGCCGCCTCGCGTCTCCGAGCGCGCTCCCGTGCCGCCGGCCCTCGATGATGTCCTCCTGCGGTGCCTCGCCAAGGATCGCACCGCGCGCTTCGGCTCCGCCTCCGAGCTCCTCGCCGCCTTCGATGCCGCCCGCCGCACCGACACCTCCGCGCCCGGTGCCGCCGAGGACGCGCTCGCCCCCGCACGGCCCCGGGGCCTGCGGCTGATGGCCGTCCTCGGGGTGCGCGGCGAGCTGCCCGTGGACCAGCTCGTCTCGACCGTGGCGCCCGAGGGCGGGCTGCTCGCGCGCGTGCACCCGGGCCGCTACCTCATCGCCTTCCCCGAGCACCCCTCGGCCGAGGCGGGACTCCGCGCCGCCGCGCGCTCCGCCCGGCAGCTGCTCGACGAGCCCGGCACCACCGCCGTCCTCCACCTCGCGGAGCTGCGCGTACGCCCCGGTGCCACCGTCACCCGCCTGGCGGGCACCGCGCTGGAGCAGCCGGACTCCTGGTGGCCCACCGGGGCCTCCAGTGGAGACACGTTGCTGCTGGCCACGCCCGAGGCCGCCGCACGGCTCGGAGAGGGCGCGACGACGCCTGGCCCCTCGGGCTCCCTGCTGCTCACCGGGGACTCCGCCATCACCCGCGCCCCGTCAGCGACCGAGCCGCCGCCCCTCGTGGGCCGCAACGCGCTGCTCGACTCTCTCCTGGCCGACGCGGCCCGCTCCTTCTCGGGCCATGGCCCCGGCCTCTCCGTCCTCACGGGCGAGGCGGGCCACGGAAAGACGCGCCTGCTCGACGCGCTCGCCGCCCGGCTGGAGTCGGAAGGCCGGGCCCGGGTGGTGCGGCTCGCCGCCCCCCACCCCGACGAGTCCTCCGCGGATGCGCTCCTGAACGCGCTCTGGGCCCAGGCCCACCCGGACACGGCCACGCCGCCCGCGCTGCCCTCCAGGGCCCGGCGCCACACCCTCGCCCGCGCCGTGGCCGAGGCCCTGCGCCAGCTCGCCACCCGGCAACCCCTGGCCCTCCTCCTGGACGATGCGCACCAGGCGGACCCCACGTGCCTGGACGCGCTGGAGGTGGCCACGCTCGCCGCGCCAGAAGTACCCCTCTGGGTGTGCGCCGCCGGCCGTCCCGAGCTGCTCGGCCTGCGCCCCCTCCTCGGAGAGCGGGCCGGACACCTCGCGCGCCATGTCCTGCCCCCACTCGCGCCCGAGGCCAGCCGCGCGCTGCTGCTGTACCTGCTGCGCCCCGCCGAGTTCATCGCCGAGCCCGTGCTGGCCCGTCTGGAGCAGCTGGCGCAGGGCGTGCCGCTGTCGCTGGTGGAGGTGGCCGAGGCGCTGAGGGCCTCGGGGGCACTGCGCGCCACGGCGGGCGGTGAAGGGTACGTGGCCGCGGACGAGCTGCTGCACGTCTCGGTGACGCCCCTCTTCGAGCGGCTCGCCGCGAGGGCCCTCTCCGTGCTGCCCGCGGCGCACCAGGGGCTGGCGCAGCTGTGCGCGGTGTTGGGCCAGGAGCTGACGGTGGCGCAGGTGGACGCGGCCCAGCGTCACCTCGATATAAAGGAGGACACCCCGCACGTGGCCGGCCTGGACGCGGGAGCGGGGCTCGTGAGGCTGGAGCGCGCGGGAGTGCTGCGGGCGGTGGCCGCGGACCGCTACGCCTTCCGGCAGCCCCAGCTGCGCGAGGCCCTGGAGCGAGCCCTGCCCACCCCGTGGCGCCGGGCCCTGCACGCGGCGGCGCTGCGAAGCCTCTCGGGAGGAGGCGCCACGGAGCAGCGCCGGCGCGCACGCCATGCCGCGGCCTGTGGCGCGCACGAGGAGTCCTTCACCGCCTGGTTCTCGCTGGCCGAGGGCGCGCGGCAGGCGCACCGCTACGTGGAGGCGGAGCAGGACTACACGCACGCCCTGGCGCAGCTGCCGGAGGGAGACTCGGAGCGGCGCGCGCGAGTCCTGGCCGGGCGAGGCCGGGTGCGCTACCGCACGCATCGCTTCCGAGAGGCCCTCGCGGACCTGAAGGCGGCGCGCGAGCTGGCCGGGGTGCTGGGCCACACCGCGCTGGAGGTGGATCTGCTGTTGGAGGAGGCCACCGTCCTGGACTGGCTGGAGGACGGCGAGGGCACGGCGGCGCGCACGCAGGAGGCGCTCGACAAGGCGGACGCGCTGGATGACCCGCGCCTCTCCGTGCGCTGCTCACTGGCCCGCGCGAGACAGGCGTGGCGGCAGGGGGACTGGACGCGTGCGACGCGGCTGCTGACGGCCACGGAGGAGTCCGCCGCGCTCCTCAGGGACACGGAGACGCGCGTCATCGCTCTAATGATGCGGGCCACGGGGCTGGCGCTCCAGGAGCAGGCGGACGAGTCCATGCGGGCCTTCGACGAGGGGCTCGCGCTGTGCCGCAAGGAGGGGGACACGCTGCACGAGGCGGCCACGCTCATCAACCGGCCCTTCCTCTGGCGCGTGCGCGGGGACGTGGAGGCGGCGCTGGAGGACCTGCGGCGCTCCTCGGCCCTGGCGCGCGAGCTGGGACACCCGCAGATAGAGCGGTGGGCCTCGGGCAACCTGGCCGAGTTCCTCCACTGGGCCGGGCGCACGGAGGAGTCCTGGCGGCTGGCGCGGCGCGCGCACGAGCTGGGCGTGCGCTTCTTCGCCGAGCACCCGGTGGCGGTGGACGCGGTGCTGCTGGCGCGCGTGTGCGCGGCGCGTGGAGACCTGGAGGAGGCGCGGAGGCTCCTGGCATGGCTCTCCGAGCACTGCCGCCGCGAGAGCGCCCCGCCCAACACCCTGGTCCTGTGGCGGCTGGTGGAGCTGCAACTGCGCGAGGCCGATACCGGCACGAGGAGCGCGGAGGACTGGAAGGCGCTCGTCGCGGAGGCCGAGCCGAACACCTCGGGCGACGAGCTGACGGAGGTGCTGTACCAGGCCACCCGCTCCGCGCTGGGGGCCGGGAGCCGGGACGAGGCCGGCGAGTGGCTCACCCGGGCCGAGCGCACCGCGGCGGCCTCTCCCCTGTGGCGCGCGCGGCTGGACGCGCTGCGCGTAGCCTGGGAGGCAACACCCGCCCCTCCGGCGCTGTAGCCTCCAGGGCAACAGCGCCCCCCTTCCCCACCGTCCACCCGAGGACACGAAATGCCCGCTCCCCATGGCCCGCCCCGTGCACACCCCGCGCACATGAATTTCACGTCCATCCGGCGGTCCTTCCGTTCCATGCACTTCCGGTTCCATCCCCTTGTACTGGGCGTGTCGACCCTGCTCGGCGGCCTGGCTTGCCAGCCCGAGCAGTTGGAGGAGAGCGAGGCACTGGCCGGGGTGGAGGCGGAGATGCGCGTGGCCAACTCCCTCACCACGCGGGCGCTCGTCTTCAACGCCATCTCCACCAACCGCCGGGCGAACGATCTGGTAGCGGGCAAGGGAGTGCCGTCCGAGGGGATACCGGGCCAGGGACTGGCGGACCTGTTCGACCCGGAGACGGGCGACGGGTACCTGCAACTGCAGCTGCGGGACGAGGATGCGCAGCACTTCATGGAGTACCTGGTGGGCTGCGCGCTCGACGAGACGCAGGCCCTCACCTGGAAGGAGCCGCTCAGCGGCGAGGTACGCCAGTGGAAGGGCAAGGCGGGCCTGTGCACGCAGTGGCGGGAAGGGGTGCCGACGGAGGAGTGCAGGCGCCGGGTGTCGGCCTGCATCCTGGCGCGCAACAACGCCTTCGGCCGGAGGGTGGAGCTGTCCATCCGCGGCGAGGACCCGGAGGACCTCACGCGCTTCGAGATGGAGTCGCAGACGGGCGCGGTGGACTACGACCCGGACCTCGCGCAGTACGTGCCGAGCTTCCTGGGCTGCACCACGCTCCAGAGCGGAGCGAACCGGAACTGTGGCTGGCGGCCGGGCCACATCGGCCGGTGCGTGCCGGGCCAGACGGTGCGGCTGGGAGCGGGAGGGCGGGCCCCGGACCGGTGCTCCACGGGCCCGGCGCTGGGCGTCACCACGAGTGGCCGCTCGGTGCTGCGCGTGTGTGCCGGCATCATCGGCTGTGACTCATCCCACTCGCGCCGGCTCGCGCAGAGCGAGGGCACGTGCGCGGCGACCCCGCCAGCGGTGACGTTCACCTGCCCCGCGTCGGGGGACTTCAACGTGATGCTGGCTCCGTACAACAGCTGGCTGGGGAGCACGGCCAGCGTGGGGGTGGAGACGGGCACGGCGGCGGCAACGGCCTACGCGCTCTCCGAGGGCGAGGTCTTCCGCTACCGGGAGGGCGCCTTCTACGGGACGATCTTCGACTCGGCTGCGCTGAAGGCGGAGGTGTCCGTCACCAAGGAGGGCCGCATCGTGGGCAAGGATCAGCACATCAACGGCTCGGTGTACCGGAAGATGTTCTCCTGCTACGCGCCGGAGTGGACCCAGGGCTCGGCGTACGCCACGCATCGCGTGTGCGCGCTGCCCGGCTCGGGAGCCGACTGCGCGGCCACGGTGACGGGTGCGTGCATCGACCCCTCGAACCCCTCCGCCTCGAAGTGCCTCGTGGAGGACGGGCCGCTCGTCAGCGGGGATGGGGACTTCGAGCTGTGCCAGGACCCGGAGCAGGAGCAGTGGACGGAGCCCGTCACCGTCTACCTCCACGCCCCGTGCGAGCTCCAGACGAAGGACACGAGCCTCTGTCAGTGGTGGCCGCGCCCCAGGAAGTAGACTCCCGAGCCCGCGACCATGACGAACCCGAAGGACGGCGAGCACTCGCTCTATGGAGAGGAGCTCTCACCGGGAGCGCAGGTGGGCGGCTACATCGTCGAGAGCACCCGGTTCCGGGGCAGTGTCTCGACGCTCTATCGCGCGCGTGAGGCCCGCACCGGGGAGCCCGCGGCGCTGAAGGTGATGAGGCCGCAGTTCGCCGCGGCGCGGGGGGCGCTGCGCCGCTTCCAGCAGGAGGCGGAGACGCTGCGGCGGCTGAAGCACCCGCACATCGTGGACGTGCTCGAGCACGGGACACTGGCGGATGGCCGGCCCTTCATCGCCATGGAGTGGCTGGAGGGGAGGGACCTGGCGGCGGAGCTGGCGGCGCGAGGGCCCTTCTCGGCGCGCGAGGCGTTGGAGCTGCTGGAGCAGGTGGGCTCGGCACTGAGGGCGGCGCACGGGGCGGGCATCGTCCACCGGGACCTGAAGGCCCAGAACGTGGTGGTGCTGCCGAGGGCGATGGGGCCGCTGGTGAAGCTGGTGGACTTCGGGGTGGCGAAGCTGCTGGCGCCGGAGGAAGCGGGCTCGATGGTGACGAGCACGGGCATGGTGCTGGGCACGCCGCTGTCCATGGCACCGGAGCAGATCCGCGGGGAGACGCCGGACGCGCGGACGGACCTCTACGGGCTGGGCGTGTTGTTGTACCAGCTCGTCACGGGACAGCCGCCCTTCCAGGGGACGACGCTGGTGGAGCTGGAGGAGCAGCACCTGCACGCGCCGGTGCCGAGAGCGAGCGAGCGTGCACCGGTGCCAGCGGCACTGGACGCGGTGGTGGGGCGCTGCCTGGAGAAGCGGAGGGAGGACCGGTACCCGGACGTGGACGCGGTGCTGGAGGAGTTGCGGCGCGCGGTGAGGGGGACGGGGCCGGGTCGCTCGAGGCAGGTGCGAGCGCTGGGGTTGTACGTGGAGGCACTCATCGAGGGGCAGATCGACGACGCCACGCTGGACGTGGTGGACGCGCTGCTGGAGGGAGCGCGGGCGAAGGCGGACGCGGTGGGGCTGACGGTGATGGTGGAGGGGAGCAGCTTCCTGCTGGGGGTGGCGGCGCTGCCGGAGGACGCGGGCGCCGAGCGGGAGTTCCGTCGCCGGGTGCTGGAGCTGGCGCTCTCGCTGGCGGAGGAGCCATTGCAGGATCTCCGGCTGGCGCGGGTGTTCCTGGCGCCCACGCTGCACGTGGACACGGCGACGCTGAGGCCGGACGCGAGCGGCAGACAGGGCCTGGGGGGTGGCCGGCTGCTGCGCCTGTCGGCCTGGACGACGGGGCACCCGGGCCGGGGCGTGGTGGTGACGGAGACGGCGCTCGAGGGGCTGGAGGACACCTTCCAGGTGGCGCCGCTCCCCGGGAAGGAGAGCCTGCGCCACGTCACCCGGCGCGCGGCGTGAGGCTCACTTGATGCCGTGCCGGCGCAGCAGGCGGTACAGGTACACGCGGTCCATGTCCGCGCTGGAGGCCGCCTGGGACACCTTGCCCTGGTGCAGCTCCAGCAGCGCGCGCAGGTAGCGCCGCTCGAAGTCGTCCAGGGCGAGCCGCCTCGCCTCGGCGTAGGGCACCTTCGGATCCACCTCGAAGCGGCTGCCCGTGGGCGCCACGTCCGACAGCGCCAGCGTGTCCTCGAACACGAGGCAGCGCTCCAGGTAGTTGCGCAGCTCGCGCACGTTGCCCGGCCACGCAGCCTGCTCCAGCCGGGAGATGAAGCCGTGCGAGCGCAGCGCCTTCGTCCGCTCGGGGTCCGCGCCCAGCGAGCCCAGTATCTGCTCCACCAGCAATTGCAGATCCTCGGGGCGCTGGCGCACCGGCGGCAGGGGGATGCGCAGCACCGCCAGCCGGAAGAAGAGGTCCGAGCGGAAACGTCCCGCGTTCACCTCCGCGCGCAAGTCCCTGTTGGTGGCGGCGATGATGCGCACGTCCACCGGCGCGTAGGTGTTGGTGCCCACGCGGCGGATTTCGCGCGTCTCCAGCACGCGCAGCAGCTTGGGCTGGAGCTCGGCGGGCAGCTCGCCGATCTCGTCGAGGAAGACGGTGCCGCCATGGGCCTCCTCGAAGGCGCCGATGCGGCGGGAGGCCGCGCCGGTGAAGGCGCCCTTCTCGTGGCCGAACAGCTCGCTCTCCAGCAGGTCCGGCGGGATGGCGCCGCAGTCCACGGTGAGGAAGGGCTTGTCGCGGCGGGCGCACTCCTGGTGGATGGCCTGGGCCGCCTGGCTCTTGCCGGTGCCCGTCTCGCCCTCCAGCAGCACCGTCACGTCGCGGGCCGCCGCGCGCTCCAGCAGGGCGAAGCACATGCGCATCGGCACCGACACGCCCACCAGCGAGCCGAAGCGCGTGCGCTCGGACACGGGGAGCCGGTTGCTGTCCGAGCTGTAGTCGAAGCGCACCACCGCGCGGCCCAGCCGCAGGAGGCTCCCGCCGCGCAGGTACCCCTCGGCCACCTGCACACCATCGAGGATGACGCCGTTGGTGCTGTCCAGGTCCCTCACCCGCGCGCCCTTGGGGCCCACGCGGATGTCGCAGTGGAAGCGGGACACGGTGGAGTCATCGAGCGAAACGTCATTGCTCGGGTGCGAACCGATGGAGCACGCATCGGACACCGAGTCCCAGACGGTGCCAGCCCCGGGACCCTCCACCACGGTGAGGAGGAAGCGCCGGACCGCGGGCAGCTCCGAGGAGCGGTGGGCGTGCGCGTAGGGCCTCGTCACGCTGACGTCCTCGGCCGCGGAAGCCTCGGGAGAAACGTCGGTGGTGCCACGAGTACGCTCGATGGAGGACATGAACGAACGTTAACACGACAATTCCCCGACACGACGGGGGCCCTCGAAAAGCAGGACGCCCCGGCCCGGCTGCTCGGCCGATCCGGGGCGTCTGGGGAACTGGCGCGCGAGGGGGGTTACGCGAGCACGGCGATGAGCTTCGCCAGGCACCAGGCCTTCTTGACGCAGTTCCACGGCTTGTACCACTTGCACGCGCCGGTGCCGTTCCAGCAGCCCACGAAGTCGTTCCAGGCGTTGATGACGACCGGGCCCGCGTTGCGGATGCAGTTCACGCACGCGCCCCAGTTCTTGGCCACGCAGGGCCGCACGCAGCGGGCGATCTGCGCCGCCTCGGCGGTGGGGA contains:
- a CDS encoding serine/threonine-protein kinase, whose translation is MPGLPGFHSLALIGSGGFSRVFSARRDEDGREVALKVARGPFGPRFAREASALRRVGPPIVPDVLHEGALDAQPYLVLERLRGQTLAAWMAALPGSGAAPLSHVHELLAGLCGALERVHGAGLVHRDLKPENVFLREGGALSLLDFGLARFLDDSDPGEPEASVSLTRTGQRLGTAVYMAPEQCLESRDVDARTDLYALGVLLFELLTGAPPFTGGADEVLRGHVSLRPPRVSERAPVPPALDDVLLRCLAKDRTARFGSASELLAAFDAARRTDTSAPGAAEDALAPARPRGLRLMAVLGVRGELPVDQLVSTVAPEGGLLARVHPGRYLIAFPEHPSAEAGLRAAARSARQLLDEPGTTAVLHLAELRVRPGATVTRLAGTALEQPDSWWPTGASSGDTLLLATPEAAARLGEGATTPGPSGSLLLTGDSAITRAPSATEPPPLVGRNALLDSLLADAARSFSGHGPGLSVLTGEAGHGKTRLLDALAARLESEGRARVVRLAAPHPDESSADALLNALWAQAHPDTATPPALPSRARRHTLARAVAEALRQLATRQPLALLLDDAHQADPTCLDALEVATLAAPEVPLWVCAAGRPELLGLRPLLGERAGHLARHVLPPLAPEASRALLLYLLRPAEFIAEPVLARLEQLAQGVPLSLVEVAEALRASGALRATAGGEGYVAADELLHVSVTPLFERLAARALSVLPAAHQGLAQLCAVLGQELTVAQVDAAQRHLDIKEDTPHVAGLDAGAGLVRLERAGVLRAVAADRYAFRQPQLREALERALPTPWRRALHAAALRSLSGGGATEQRRRARHAAACGAHEESFTAWFSLAEGARQAHRYVEAEQDYTHALAQLPEGDSERRARVLAGRGRVRYRTHRFREALADLKAARELAGVLGHTALEVDLLLEEATVLDWLEDGEGTAARTQEALDKADALDDPRLSVRCSLARARQAWRQGDWTRATRLLTATEESAALLRDTETRVIALMMRATGLALQEQADESMRAFDEGLALCRKEGDTLHEAATLINRPFLWRVRGDVEAALEDLRRSSALARELGHPQIERWASGNLAEFLHWAGRTEESWRLARRAHELGVRFFAEHPVAVDAVLLARVCAARGDLEEARRLLAWLSEHCRRESAPPNTLVLWRLVELQLREADTGTRSAEDWKALVAEAEPNTSGDELTEVLYQATRSALGAGSRDEAGEWLTRAERTAAASPLWRARLDALRVAWEATPAPPAL
- a CDS encoding serine/threonine-protein kinase — translated: MTNPKDGEHSLYGEELSPGAQVGGYIVESTRFRGSVSTLYRAREARTGEPAALKVMRPQFAAARGALRRFQQEAETLRRLKHPHIVDVLEHGTLADGRPFIAMEWLEGRDLAAELAARGPFSAREALELLEQVGSALRAAHGAGIVHRDLKAQNVVVLPRAMGPLVKLVDFGVAKLLAPEEAGSMVTSTGMVLGTPLSMAPEQIRGETPDARTDLYGLGVLLYQLVTGQPPFQGTTLVELEEQHLHAPVPRASERAPVPAALDAVVGRCLEKRREDRYPDVDAVLEELRRAVRGTGPGRSRQVRALGLYVEALIEGQIDDATLDVVDALLEGARAKADAVGLTVMVEGSSFLLGVAALPEDAGAEREFRRRVLELALSLAEEPLQDLRLARVFLAPTLHVDTATLRPDASGRQGLGGGRLLRLSAWTTGHPGRGVVVTETALEGLEDTFQVAPLPGKESLRHVTRRAA
- a CDS encoding sigma 54-interacting transcriptional regulator is translated as MSSIERTRGTTDVSPEASAAEDVSVTRPYAHAHRSSELPAVRRFLLTVVEGPGAGTVWDSVSDACSIGSHPSNDVSLDDSTVSRFHCDIRVGPKGARVRDLDSTNGVILDGVQVAEGYLRGGSLLRLGRAVVRFDYSSDSNRLPVSERTRFGSLVGVSVPMRMCFALLERAAARDVTVLLEGETGTGKSQAAQAIHQECARRDKPFLTVDCGAIPPDLLESELFGHEKGAFTGAASRRIGAFEEAHGGTVFLDEIGELPAELQPKLLRVLETREIRRVGTNTYAPVDVRIIAATNRDLRAEVNAGRFRSDLFFRLAVLRIPLPPVRQRPEDLQLLVEQILGSLGADPERTKALRSHGFISRLEQAAWPGNVRELRNYLERCLVFEDTLALSDVAPTGSRFEVDPKVPYAEARRLALDDFERRYLRALLELHQGKVSQAASSADMDRVYLYRLLRRHGIK